In Tamandua tetradactyla isolate mTamTet1 chromosome 7, mTamTet1.pri, whole genome shotgun sequence, the following are encoded in one genomic region:
- the LOC143691256 gene encoding uncharacterized protein LOC143691256, with the protein MANPASSRHQMKKEKREPRAKTHIPEAYLIRISALNAEELGDSTKTPATHDGSSARHPLPARAAHGLQHLFSAAVSRRGSRRRSLGCGVGGSDARPAFAIQRDSRLRAQQRRPRERRAHRAARDLGSLGPRRRWPLGPSAGLNGPASGSARIPDPCPSGFRGAGALCLPFLKGIAEEALTAALVQRPRAVLGTEGEGVELPPRVSGALAGPAPARDGGKDKFGQSLSASPERR; encoded by the coding sequence ATGGCCAACCCCGCAAGCTCCCGCCaccagatgaaaaaagaaaaaagagagccaCGGGCGAAAACCCACATCCCGGAAGCGTATTTAATCCGCATCTCGGCACTTAATGCAGAGGAACTGGGAGACTCAACGAAAACTCCCGCGACTCACGACGGGAGCTCTGCGCGCCATCCTCTGCCCGCCCGCGCTGCGCATGGCCTCCAACACCTGTTTTCCGCCGCGGTTTCCCGGCGCGGTTCCCGCCGGCGCAGTCTGGGCTGCGGGGTCGGTGGGAGCGATGCGAGGCCGGCTTTCGCCATCCAGCGGGATTCGAGACTTCGCGCCCAGCAGCGGCGTCCTCGCGAGCGCAGGGCTCACcgcgcagccagagaccttggatCGCTCGGCCCGCGCCGCCGGTGGCCGCTCGGCCCCAGCGCGGGTCTCAACGGCCCCGCGAGCGGGAGCGCCCGCATCCCAGACCCCTGCCCAAGTGGGTTTCGGGGCGCAGGGGCGCTCTGCCTACCTTTCCTGAAGGGCATCGCGGAGGAGGCGCTCACTGCCGCGCTGGTCCAGAGACCGCGCGCGGTCCTGGGTACCGAGGGGGAAGGCGTCGAACTGCCGCCCCGCGTCTCAGGGGCGCTTGCAGGCCCGGCACCGGCGAGGGATGGGGGAAAGGACAAATTTGGGCAAAGCCTGAGCGCGTCACCCGAGCGGAGGTAG